In Fusobacterium perfoetens, the sequence AGCATTGTTTTTTCACCTTTTACAGCTTTTCCCCTCATTTGAATCCCTTTTATCATTTCGTCCCAAGTTTCAACTACTACTTCTGGAGTTACTTCAGAATGTTTCTTTAAAACCGTTCCACCTTTCATCAAAGCTGTTGAGTATAAAGCTCCAGAAGCTCCACCAACATTAGACATAAGAAGCATAGTCATCTTCATAAAGACATCAGCTGGTTTCATTCCTTCCATTTTAGGAAGTTCTTCAGATATTTTTTCAAATCCTCTAGCCAAGTTTACTCCGTGGTCACCATCACCAATTTCTCTATCTAAATCTGTTAAATATTCTTTATTCTTTATAATTTCGTCACTTACTTTTTTTAC encodes:
- the dhaL gene encoding dihydroxyacetone kinase subunit DhaL: MELLNIVKKVSDEIIKNKEYLTDLDREIGDGDHGVNLARGFEKISEELPKMEGMKPADVFMKMTMLLMSNVGGASGALYSTALMKGGTVLKKHSEVTPEVVVETWDEMIKGIQMRGKAVKGEKTMLDTQIPAFEEFKKSVEEGKSLKESFELAAEKAKLGMESTKDIIATKGRASYLGERSIGHIDPGSMSSYIIIKTISDELNK